The genome window CATTAAAAACAAGCTCCTCaccctcctgtgccagcctggggctgaggAGCCATGATGAGAGCTGAGGAAGGGGAagccccaaggctgctcctgcctgccctggggcagcaggaatCCACCCAGGTGGGAAAAGTGActggaaagctgctcagcaCAAGATGACCTGGTGGAAACGGACCTGGAAGTGCTGGTTGAGAGCAGCTGAACGTGAGATGCTGTGTGCCCAGGTAGCCAAGGAGGCCTCCTGAGCTTCTGTGTCAGCaccagtgtggccagcaggaccagggcagtgactgtccctctgtgctgggccctggggcagccacacctcgagtgctgtgtccagttctcGGCCCATCAATTTAGGGAGGACACTGAGGTcctggagcatgtccagagatgggacacaaagctggtgaaggggctggagcacaggtctgaagaggagcagctgagggagctgcagctgtttagtctggggaaaaggaggctcaggggtgtgACCTCATCACTCTGCAGCCACCTGGTGATCGGTCACAGGTTGGACACGATCatctcagagatcttttccagcctactcgattctgtgattctatgaaggAACTCGCAGCCGGAGCCGCCGGAGCCTCAGCCCGCTCGGGTATCCCGGGTCCGCTGCCCGCCCGCGGCGGAGAGGAGAgcgccggcggggccggggtgCTGCAGCGGGAGCGTCTCTGTGTGGGTCCCGGTATTGCAGGGAGATGTAAGGAGCTGTAGTCCCGGTGCGGGCGGGTCCCGGTGCTCTAGGGAGCTGTAGTCCCGGTGCTGTTGAGAGCTGTAGTCAGCTGTAGTCCCAGTGCTGTTGGGAGCTGTAGTCCCGGTGCTGTAGGGAGCTGTAGTCCCGGTGCGGGCGGGTCCCGGTGCTGTAGGAGCTGTAGTCCCGGTGCTGTAGGAGCTGTAGTCCCGGTGCTGTAAGGAGCTGTAGTCCCGGTGCTGTAGGGAGCTGTAGTCCcggtgctgcagggagctgtagtcccagtgctgcagggagctgtagtcccagtgctgcagggagctgtagGGAGCTGTAGGGAGCTGTAGTCCCGGTGCTCTAGGGAGCTGTAGGGAGCTGTAGTCCGGGTGCTGTTGGGAGCTGTTGGGAGCTGTAGTCCGGTGCGGGCGGGTCCCGGTGCTCTAGGGAGCTGTAGTCCCGGTGCTGTAGGGAGCTGTAGGGAGCTGTAGTCCCGGTGCGGGCGGGTCCCGGTGCTCTAGGGAGCTGTAGTCCCGATGCTCTAGGGAGCTGTAGGGAGCTGTAGTCCCGGTGCGGGCGGGTCCCGGTGCTCTAGGGAGCTGTAGTCCCGGTGCTGTAGGGAGCTGTAGTCCCTGCAGCCGCCGCCTACAGCTCCCGGCGGGCCTTGCCCTCGCTGCCGCTGGGACGGGCTgagatggcggcggcggcgcggctgACCGGCACCGAGAACCGtctggtgtccctgcccctgtcgCGGATCCGCGTCATCATGAAGAGCTCCCCGGAGGTGTCCAGCATCAACCAGGACGCGCTGTTCCTCACGGCCAAGGCCACGGTACCGGCtcgccctgccctgccctgccctgccctcggCCCCCCGCGCCTCCCCGTCCCCGGCTGAGGAGCCTCTGCCCTCGGAGCGCTGCCGTggccccgggccgggctcccGCTCCCCTTCTCTGCCCGCATCCCGAGTCTagactcacagaatggtttgcGTTGGAAGGAACCTGAAAGAACATCCATTTCCAAagccctgccacgggcagggacaccttccactgtcccaggttgttccaagctccgtcctgcctggccttggacggcttccagagatggggcggccacagcttctgtgggcaacctgtgccggggcctcaccaccctcccagggaagaatttcttcctaatatctgatctaaacctactttctgtcagtttgaagccattcccccttgtcttgtcattacatgcccttgtaaatagtctcACTCCGTCTTTCCTGTAGATTCTCTTCAGGTACTGAAATTATGAGTGTCTGCACTGAGTGCCCAGTGTATGTGCAGTTAAATACGGTGCTTCTGCCTTTAGATAGGGATCTATGACATGTGTGAATTGTTAGTCTGACTACgcagttttgttttaattttttaggaGCTTTTTGTTCAGTATTTGGCTACATACTCCTACAAACAcggcagagggaaggagaagaacgCTCTGACGTACACTGACCTGTCTCACACAGCAGAAGAGTGTGAGACCTTTCAGTTCCTTGCAGGTATTGATAACACAAGGGTAAATCCAGGGTCtgctttggaaaatg of Molothrus ater isolate BHLD 08-10-18 breed brown headed cowbird chromosome 1, BPBGC_Mater_1.1, whole genome shotgun sequence contains these proteins:
- the CHRAC1 gene encoding chromatin accessibility complex protein 1, with the protein product MAAAARLTGTENRLVSLPLSRIRVIMKSSPEVSSINQDALFLTAKATELFVQYLATYSYKHGRGKEKNALTYTDLSHTAEECETFQFLADILPKKILASKYLKMLEKEKRDGEVREDDDEAEEEEDEDEAVGDSVGS